A window of Metopolophium dirhodum isolate CAU chromosome 6, ASM1992520v1, whole genome shotgun sequence genomic DNA:
agcagttgaaaaatattaaaaatacataggcctaatttttttttataagcaattgtacaaattttgacaaaatttatcaaaatttaaatttaataatgattttgtagttaaaaatttataaaatgttcaacttttatagctaagggttgaaaattgaaaacaaggctctacgtaaatagattgtatataaattactttattcacaataatatcatcaaatatacttggtaatatcataggctgactgaccgttttcgctcagaattgtttttcttatacaatgatattgtatcattgaattcaaatttaacaccatccattacagtgacccacttgtaaccttctgttcagcagagcgacacccacttgcccacattTTTTACATCATAAATGTTCGTCATCTTTTGatttgtctaaaaaaatattaatatcacgagtcaaataatataggtacttgaatattgataatttgAATTGAGCTTATAAGATCCACACTGTTCGAAGTaccacttatttattttatgttatagtaaTCTAAGTactaagtacaataattatcagTCAGTGGCCTACACGCCGCAgaggcatatattattaaaatttaaaagtaatatattatattcttatctcCATAGTATGTGAATTGTGAACCCATAAAAGTATGACTATAATGTCAATTTGTTTCAGTTTTGATTCCATAACCATTAACCACTTTAGAGGTCCAAAAGAAACTAAGACTTAACATATCATATTGGTGCAATAATGTCTGTTGATGAAAATTGTTTTGCTATTTTCATAAACCAATAGATTTGACTTAACAATCATGTAACATGATCATGTAACTATTGTGTTATGGAAAATGAAAAGTATCATTAAAGggatattgttaatattacaattgttaatattacaattatattgtactattacaATTTGCGcagaaaacattttgttttaatatgataaacaaaataaagcaaatttaaaaatataatagtaaaacaatGGTAAAATAGGTTATCTTTTTCTGAACAATAGGAGTTGAGTTGAGTTTACCATCTTGCTTTATAGAGTAGGTCAATGTAAtgggtgttaaatttgaattcaacgataaatctttgcatttgaaaaacgattctataTGGAGATGGtctatcataatatgttattaagtatatttcaacatataatttatatttgtactatagtaatattgtataaatagtaaatagcttaaaattaatctaaatattttgataatgtcATTACgcttaggtagtaaaatataataatatacataacaatttcaagtgtataaatagtttaaaagtcagcatattttgaaagttatatctatagaaaatgctaatatgaacaattgaaaatttcaagtatctggttatttgtttttatattaggactgtattaattttgtcaaaaacttgtTAAGTGTACAAATTCCCAGGTTTccctatttttttcttgttttcctaattattaaaaaaagtactgGGAATTTAGTACTTATGATGCCTCTAACtagatttatttttctatcagaAATAAATGCAGTTGAAGAtggaagcatttttactgctctaaaGGTGATcgtacacacaaaaaaaacaacgcattgtaaaatcaatacattcattgctctgtTCAGAATCTAACAAACTAGccgtgttttacattttaatctaaattctaaaatactatagtaaccatgaaaattatttttattaaaatgtacccaATACACTTATGATTAATAACTTATGCTATCTTTGGTTATAGTGAGAtagaatatgaaataattataatagacgATGGCAGTCCAGATGGAACGTTAGAAGTAGCTAAACAACTCGAAACTATTTATGGAAAAGATAAAATTGTAAGACacaaaaagatttatttttgatccttaattaatcataaaatctATTGTTAAGTTATTAAGACCTAGAGGGAAAAAACTTGGATTGGGCACTGCATATATTCATGGAATGAAACATGCCACTGGggattatatcattataatggaTGCTGATCTGTCACATCATGTAAGTTAAAATTCATAAGGTTATTgcttatttgtatttaattataatatattttttcagccAAAATTTATActggattttataaaaaaacaagccGAACAAGATTATGATGTTGTTACTGGATCACGATATATTGGTAATGGAGGAGTTTCAGGTTGGGATTTTAAAAGAAAGTTAGTTAGTCGTGGTGCTAATTTTGTTAGCCAATTATTGTTGAGACCTAAAGTATCTGATCTTACTGGTAgttttaggtaatttttttttatacatgatatcaaatatttgtaccaaatacttaaaaaattaggtactacatagcaaatttgtattttgtttacagattgtataaaaAGCCAGTTCTAGAAAAATTGATAGAATCATGTATATCAAAAggatatgtttttcaaatggAGATGATGGTCCGTGCAAGGCAACTAAATTATACTATTGGTGAAGTCCCAATAACCTTTGTCGACAGAGTTTATGGAGAGTCTAAATTAGGAGGATCGGAAATTGTACAGTTTGTAAAGTCTCTGTTATATTTGTTtgcaacaacataaaatatttcactataaaatttatctaatattatatatcatttatacacaattatttgctaatattattataaacggaGATCCGttgattaataactattaatgtgGTTGTTTTAATGCTTTAGTCTGTTAATTCTAATCTACTCGattaatttctagtttttagtttagtttacattaataaatcataaaataactaaatgttTGAAGGCCAATGAAAActaaatttcatataaaaatattgtttaaactgTTGACttagttgtaaatattatcttatattgtattttttaaaaatgcaacaACATAATTATATCTGTcccagtttatttttaatatgacattttgtttaattaaataatttgcttatacatattaacaatttaatacatattaaattgagTGTTAACAAAAATTAGCCAGGAGGCCATCCAAGTTGACGGCCACCAAGGACATGCAAATGTAAATGATAGACCGATTGAGCCCCATCCTTTCCATTATTAACTACCAAACGAAAACCGTCATTCAATCCTTGTTCTTTTGCTACTTTGCTTGCAACCAACATTAAGTGTCCAAGTaactgaaatcaaaaataatttttagcattttttaaatatatttctggaggcagattttgttatttatttttacttatacaattagatgtttataataatttcaggagataaagcataataatatatgttttaattgcAAAGTAAAATACCGTTTCATCAGAGCTGTCAGCGGCAGATAACATTTCAATTGGTTTCTTAGGTATTACCAAAAAATGAACAGGTGCTTGAGAATTGATGTCATGAAATGCAACAcactaataaaaatagtaaaattattataatatacatgaaaaAACCTTGCATTGATAGTATACATCAttgtcaattattaattttttttaaaaaaacaatttttgctcatttgaatgtattttttgtcAATTCTAC
This region includes:
- the LOC132946142 gene encoding adenosine 5'-monophosphoramidase HINT1, yielding MFALNRKLLHFVSLVQISNISKCSYRTSSYNPIRFSGPRFKMSEVEKSAIATPGGDTIFGKIVRKEIPCNFIYEDDLCVAFHDINSQAPVHFLVIPKKPIEMLSAADSSDETLLGHLMLVASKVAKEQGLNDGFRLVVNNGKDGAQSVYHLHLHVLGGRQLGWPPG
- the LOC132946141 gene encoding dolichol-phosphate mannosyltransferase subunit 1, producing the protein MPPKYSILLPTYNEKENLPVIVYLIHKYLENSEIEYEIIIIDDGSPDGTLEVAKQLETIYGKDKILLRPRGKKLGLGTAYIHGMKHATGDYIIIMDADLSHHPKFILDFIKKQAEQDYDVVTGSRYIGNGGVSGWDFKRKLVSRGANFVSQLLLRPKVSDLTGSFRLYKKPVLEKLIESCISKGYVFQMEMMVRARQLNYTIGEVPITFVDRVYGESKLGGSEIVQFVKSLLYLFATT